Proteins co-encoded in one Candidatus Thorarchaeota archaeon genomic window:
- a CDS encoding MoaD/ThiS family protein has translation MIRVHLYGRLRCLVDNARANENTILELEHEEGETFADLLNRLGLEKDDVGDCFLNGNLVKPSEEIPDDARIGLFPFNMRLLCGGQHLKGHGYTQSDVDVDYY, from the coding sequence ATGATTCGTGTACACCTCTATGGAAGGCTTAGGTGTCTCGTTGATAATGCTCGAGCCAATGAGAATACAATACTCGAACTAGAGCATGAAGAGGGAGAAACCTTTGCAGATCTCTTGAATCGATTGGGCTTGGAAAAAGATGACGTAGGAGACTGTTTTCTAAATGGCAATTTGGTTAAGCCATCTGAAGAGATTCCAGATGATGCACGAATAGGCCTTTTTCCATTCAACATGCGATTGCTGTGTGGCGGCCAACATCTCAAAGGCCATGGCTACACACAGAGCGATGTTGATGTTGACTACTACTAG